The proteins below come from a single Corynebacterium cystitidis genomic window:
- a CDS encoding LGFP repeat-containing protein translates to MRSDREEIPGDFTKEEADLAETKEAQLQEEDNPTLNSAPGCKVYWPSPFEVCGAIRELYDSMGGPKSFLTFPKSNELTNPDGVGKRSEFVNGFIYWHPKTGAHTVSVPATVVWAKHGWERGHFGYPMTNDIALGDSWYKQKYQGGYIYTRNSIPAVQAGIQGRIYDKWQDMGAEKSTLGFPISSEEKTPDGIGRYNLFQKGIMVWHPKFGAHAITGDVLLQWVYAEAIGEGQGYPTGDPQDFQEGWKQQPFEKGKIYGFQLEKFFPEYLPGAGLEQDTPTLQGSGIAGGNDYTDELLLETRDMCGKPILLRRGWFNTTDKAPWGYDKIVYKHNIWSLWSIKTVLNNSCIREPQGPSMRYEEMVYQVKCSDPVGAVCQLTGKSFAYRAIVEPKPRGNASEPRGITTMYPIHNTGTHGMSDKAPSWFSTDIPTLDLWKWQ, encoded by the coding sequence ATGCGTAGCGATAGGGAAGAAATACCGGGTGATTTCACCAAAGAAGAGGCGGATCTTGCAGAAACAAAAGAAGCACAGCTGCAAGAAGAAGATAACCCGACCCTAAATTCTGCCCCAGGTTGCAAAGTTTACTGGCCTTCTCCTTTTGAAGTATGCGGTGCAATCCGGGAACTTTATGATTCCATGGGCGGACCGAAAAGCTTTCTGACGTTTCCTAAAAGCAACGAACTAACTAATCCTGACGGTGTTGGTAAAAGGTCTGAATTCGTCAACGGGTTTATCTATTGGCATCCAAAGACAGGTGCTCATACTGTTAGCGTTCCTGCAACCGTCGTGTGGGCAAAGCATGGTTGGGAACGCGGGCACTTCGGGTACCCAATGACTAATGATATCGCTCTCGGAGATAGTTGGTATAAACAAAAATACCAAGGTGGCTACATCTACACACGAAACTCCATTCCAGCAGTACAAGCAGGAATTCAGGGGCGAATCTATGACAAATGGCAGGACATGGGGGCCGAAAAGAGTACCTTAGGTTTCCCTATCAGCAGCGAAGAGAAAACACCTGATGGGATTGGGCGATACAACCTTTTCCAAAAAGGAATTATGGTTTGGCACCCCAAATTCGGCGCTCACGCTATAACAGGCGATGTGCTACTCCAATGGGTGTATGCAGAAGCAATCGGAGAAGGTCAGGGGTATCCCACCGGAGATCCGCAAGATTTTCAAGAGGGGTGGAAGCAGCAGCCCTTTGAAAAAGGAAAAATTTATGGTTTCCAGCTAGAAAAATTTTTCCCAGAATACCTCCCCGGAGCAGGACTCGAACAAGATACACCTACCCTACAAGGCAGCGGAATTGCTGGAGGCAATGACTACACCGATGAACTTCTTCTGGAGACTAGGGATATGTGTGGTAAACCCATACTGCTGCGACGTGGATGGTTTAATACGACGGACAAAGCTCCATGGGGATATGACAAAATTGTTTATAAGCACAACATTTGGAGTTTGTGGTCTATAAAAACCGTGCTTAATAACTCTTGTATACGAGAGCCTCAGGGCCCTTCTATGAGATATGAAGAAATGGTTTATCAAGTCAAATGCTCTGATCCGGTAGGAGCAGTTTGCCAGCTCACTGGTAAATCTTTTGCATACCGTGCGATTGTTGAGCCGAAACCTCGTGGAAACGCTTCAGAGCCACGCGGAATTACTACTATGTATCCCATTCACAATACTGGTACTCACGGAATGAGCGACAAGGCCCCCAGCTGGTTTAGTACAGATATTCCCACTTTGGATTTATGGAAATGGCAGTAA